Proteins from one Oryzomonas sagensis genomic window:
- a CDS encoding DUF7673 family protein: MNRISPEEYAKAVVDCINLARQSTGGGRVAAQAILSAYNGDSFQLDVSGLCNLDNDNYETVLKVIRGRFEVGREPHEMVSDGGKIFRALWTQWERLELVERAKRECPDCNGRGAIFLNTNDDDDMTTKPCERCAGTGRICRCA, from the coding sequence ATGAATAGAATTAGCCCGGAAGAATATGCAAAAGCTGTTGTGGACTGTATCAATTTGGCAAGGCAATCAACTGGCGGCGGCCGTGTCGCAGCCCAGGCAATACTCAGCGCGTACAACGGCGATTCGTTTCAATTGGACGTGTCCGGCCTCTGCAACCTTGACAACGACAATTATGAAACCGTCCTCAAAGTAATCCGCGGGCGCTTTGAGGTGGGCCGTGAACCGCATGAAATGGTCTCGGATGGCGGCAAAATTTTCCGGGCGCTGTGGACACAGTGGGAGCGTTTGGAGCTTGTCGAACGGGCAAAACGTGAGTGTCCTGACTGCAATGGCCGCGGAGCAATTTTCCTAAACACGAATGATGACGACGATATGACTACAAAGCCGTGTGAGAGGTGTGCGGGAACCGGTAGAATTTGTAGATGTGCATGA
- a CDS encoding PQQ-binding-like beta-propeller repeat protein has protein sequence MQKIFVWILMVTTLVVFAGCGRKTDGTPGALNATFANQSSAVKWKISASSGSAQLTAVLPASATGTATFSTSGGTLSQAAVPVDTSATTKTAVTKVIGTGVYKVKVAAPAADGSQITGETTVSTVPVSWTMSQTATSAAAIGSTWSVSMTASAAGSFSIYAETTNDLPIYHLAANNSDGTLRYDHVIVSPANMAPSGTHGALQVDLSNVYIMFSGNSDDGSAVVAYDVTTGTQRWIYNNPAMGIGMASDPVDGKTLYLLENWMNRDGTNAGNIVAINTVDGSSKWTTQTTMDYINVVTCYGGSVFAGGTSADGVNYFVSKYDKSSGNLVFEKTFSPPASMTDQYGNPGSGVVNAISTDGSGVYFAGVMLNPLVPGSYQSYAAKIDLGGQLLWANGTQIDIQGMFAATDGSGYFAVGSDGPGAAVINKYNPNGSLLWTSQISNLNLPQIAVSGSAVYAAGIIYNSTGGVAGVFRLNDIE, from the coding sequence ATGCAAAAGATTTTTGTTTGGATATTGATGGTCACCACCCTGGTGGTGTTTGCGGGGTGCGGAAGAAAGACCGACGGGACGCCGGGGGCCTTAAATGCAACGTTCGCGAACCAGTCGTCCGCCGTGAAATGGAAAATATCGGCCTCCTCTGGTAGTGCCCAGTTGACTGCCGTTCTACCGGCGTCGGCCACCGGGACGGCGACTTTTTCGACCTCCGGCGGGACGTTGTCGCAAGCGGCTGTACCGGTGGATACGTCCGCCACCACCAAAACAGCTGTAACCAAGGTTATCGGCACCGGCGTGTATAAAGTCAAGGTTGCGGCGCCGGCCGCGGATGGGAGCCAGATCACCGGTGAAACTACGGTGAGTACCGTTCCGGTATCGTGGACTATGTCGCAGACTGCGACCAGCGCCGCTGCAATCGGGTCAACGTGGTCAGTCAGTATGACTGCCTCGGCAGCCGGATCATTTTCGATCTACGCCGAAACTACTAACGACCTGCCAATTTATCATCTTGCTGCGAACAACTCTGATGGGACGTTGCGGTATGATCATGTGATCGTTTCTCCGGCAAACATGGCACCCAGCGGCACTCATGGTGCACTGCAGGTAGATTTGTCCAATGTCTACATTATGTTTTCTGGTAACTCTGATGATGGTTCGGCGGTAGTGGCATATGACGTGACAACGGGCACTCAGAGATGGATATATAATAATCCAGCAATGGGCATCGGAATGGCCAGTGACCCGGTTGACGGAAAAACGCTGTATTTGCTCGAAAATTGGATGAACCGTGATGGGACTAACGCAGGAAATATCGTAGCTATCAACACCGTTGATGGCAGTTCGAAATGGACTACTCAGACGACCATGGATTATATCAATGTCGTCACCTGCTACGGTGGTTCGGTTTTTGCCGGAGGTACGTCAGCTGATGGGGTGAATTATTTCGTCAGCAAATATGATAAATCCTCTGGCAATTTAGTGTTCGAAAAAACGTTCTCTCCGCCCGCCAGTATGACAGATCAATATGGCAATCCCGGATCCGGAGTTGTTAATGCAATATCCACTGATGGTTCAGGCGTCTATTTTGCTGGAGTTATGCTTAACCCCCTGGTACCAGGTTCATACCAAAGCTATGCTGCAAAAATAGATCTGGGCGGCCAATTGCTCTGGGCAAATGGCACGCAGATAGATATCCAGGGCATGTTTGCAGCTACGGATGGCAGCGGCTACTTCGCGGTGGGGTCTGACGGCCCCGGTGCGGCCGTAATAAACAAATATAATCCTAACGGCAGCCTGCTTTGGACGTCTCAAATTTCCAATTTAAATCTTCCACAAATTGCTGTTTCCGGTTCGGCTGTTTATGCGGCGGGTATTATCTATAATAGCACCGGCGGGGTGGCAGGAGTATTCCGATTAAACGACATTGAGTAG
- a CDS encoding Ig-like domain-containing protein produces MNKGFAQVLVGFLMMIGMAALAGCGSDAAKTSASTTAQKQTPTLTAITITPATNNLAVGATQQLTAIGTYSDGTTADISRDANWVSSDPTIALPAQSTVGFPPHAGTTGEISGVATGTATITVTSGAITSSPFVMHVGTLTAISITPSPTASIGQNTTQQFAAVGTFADGSMGDITNSVVWSSSDQSIAAANTVISGFPAHQVATGATGQVTGTGLGTATITAAVGAITSNSVTVTVVESALKSATAQ; encoded by the coding sequence ATGAACAAAGGATTTGCACAGGTTTTAGTAGGGTTTTTGATGATGATCGGAATGGCAGCATTGGCGGGGTGCGGGTCGGATGCTGCAAAAACCTCCGCATCTACAACAGCGCAAAAGCAAACGCCGACACTGACGGCAATCACGATTACCCCTGCCACCAACAATCTCGCGGTCGGTGCAACCCAACAGCTGACCGCCATCGGAACGTACTCAGACGGCACGACTGCGGATATATCGCGCGACGCAAATTGGGTATCCTCGGATCCGACAATTGCCCTGCCGGCGCAATCAACCGTAGGTTTCCCCCCTCACGCGGGTACAACTGGGGAGATCAGCGGAGTAGCCACAGGTACGGCGACTATCACTGTGACGTCCGGGGCGATTACATCGTCTCCATTTGTGATGCATGTCGGGACGCTGACGGCAATATCGATTACACCCTCACCAACCGCCAGTATTGGCCAGAACACAACCCAGCAGTTTGCCGCGGTGGGTACGTTTGCGGACGGCTCGATGGGCGATATCACAAACAGTGTTGTCTGGTCGTCGTCTGATCAGTCCATTGCAGCAGCAAACACGGTCATAAGCGGATTCCCGGCGCATCAGGTGGCGACTGGTGCCACCGGCCAGGTGACGGGCACTGGGCTCGGGACGGCGACTATTACTGCAGCCGTCGGGGCGATTACGTCAAATTCGGTGACGGTAACGGTGGTCGAAAGCGCACTGAAATCGGCAACTGCACAATAG
- a CDS encoding C39 family peptidase, with amino-acid sequence MKYRHFVYLVISLVSFVAMTSCGGSGSSPSSSASDGPTLAGATASNEDKFIGVIGSDKSNSVAKKILAANSAAPTTLTVPWIPQVPPGDWDHTVNCGPACYLMVASFLNNTPLTSDSKDSNGNTVKGNAENSIKAIIDFMASHYSNYKPSGNPGSSEYYNGQLTNDSMLLALLKDKGFDAMVVTTDDLSGIEDEIDKGHPVIVLTLTQKGNFSNIMRNGADHWMVVVGYDDSNIIVNDPGQGLSHESNGHNKAYTRKSFEDTWGGSKHKKIGIAVRRKGEPLPLAISDKSLSMCPTLTVGTWYSQTLSAVNGTTPYSWSIINGNLPDGLSISKDGIISGTPTKEGTFTFSVKVIDLAGENVKRDSAITVTSAPGSSTLIISSPKQLPSARVNQNYYYKFSSIGSVIQCFWNIITGNLPSGLSLNLQGELTGKPTTAGTYGFSLSAGPNAVGKTAAAQVRNVAATPVSKDFSLDVLPDQIIAPIIAQSPMSVAQDGLITQWGTGFTPNSTAALHFRKPDGSEFTPSQQVIKSDGSFSVDYTVPSDRIPGSYTWWGVDGPTGNISNIVVYTVTQTGNITPAVAQTPMTAKQGDTVSQWGTGFSPNSTAVLHFKKPDGTEFSPSSQTIKSDGSFSITYTIPLDRTPGTYTWWGVDGPTGKVSNTVSYTVNQGVSVNPTVAQTPMTAKQGDTVSQWGTGFSPNSTAVLHFKKPDGTEFPPSSQTIKSDGSFSITYTIPLDRTLGTYTWWGVDGPTGKISNPVSYTVTQAINPQISQTPSSGPGGTTFQQSGSGFSPSSTATLNVQKPDGTEYTPQSQAINANGAFSISYPSTTSKAPGTYTWWVVDGPTGKASNSLRYTITLNPTIAQSPMSGPAGTTFTDWGTGFSPNSNATLHFQKPDGTEYPTSSQLIDTNGTFSVPYPSSTSKPSGTYSWWAVDGPSGLRSNTVSYKIN; translated from the coding sequence ATGAAATATCGCCATTTCGTATATCTGGTGATTTCGCTTGTTTCATTTGTCGCAATGACAAGCTGTGGAGGCTCAGGTTCCAGCCCCAGTTCATCTGCTTCGGATGGACCCACTCTTGCGGGAGCAACCGCTAGTAACGAAGATAAGTTTATAGGGGTGATTGGCTCAGACAAAAGCAATTCCGTTGCAAAGAAAATTCTAGCAGCAAATAGTGCTGCGCCTACTACACTTACTGTGCCTTGGATCCCTCAAGTGCCTCCTGGTGATTGGGATCATACGGTAAACTGTGGTCCAGCATGTTATTTAATGGTAGCGTCCTTTTTAAATAACACACCTCTGACCTCGGATTCAAAGGATTCTAATGGGAATACTGTAAAAGGGAATGCTGAAAATAGTATTAAAGCCATTATCGATTTCATGGCGTCACATTATAGTAATTACAAGCCATCAGGCAATCCAGGGTCTTCGGAATATTATAATGGTCAATTGACTAATGATTCAATGTTGTTAGCATTGCTCAAAGATAAAGGTTTTGATGCTATGGTGGTCACAACTGACGATTTATCAGGAATTGAAGATGAAATCGACAAAGGGCACCCCGTTATTGTTTTGACTCTTACTCAAAAAGGTAACTTCAGTAACATAATGAGAAATGGGGCAGACCATTGGATGGTAGTAGTTGGATATGACGATTCAAATATTATCGTAAATGATCCCGGACAAGGATTATCACACGAGTCTAACGGGCATAATAAGGCTTACACGAGGAAGAGCTTTGAAGATACATGGGGTGGGTCGAAACATAAAAAAATAGGAATTGCTGTAAGACGCAAAGGCGAACCCTTGCCCTTGGCAATTTCAGACAAAAGTTTGTCTATGTGTCCTACATTAACTGTGGGTACATGGTATAGCCAGACACTTTCAGCTGTTAATGGCACAACCCCATATTCATGGAGCATAATTAACGGCAATTTGCCTGACGGTTTAAGCATATCAAAAGACGGAATTATATCAGGGACGCCAACCAAAGAAGGGACATTTACTTTTTCCGTCAAGGTGATTGATTTAGCAGGTGAGAACGTAAAAAGAGACTCTGCTATTACTGTTACAAGTGCACCAGGGAGCTCTACGTTGATAATATCTTCACCAAAGCAACTTCCTTCTGCGAGAGTTAATCAGAATTATTATTACAAATTCTCCAGCATTGGAAGCGTAATTCAATGTTTTTGGAATATTATAACCGGCAATCTACCCAGTGGTTTATCGCTTAATTTACAAGGTGAGCTCACTGGAAAACCAACTACGGCTGGTACATATGGATTTTCACTTTCTGCCGGGCCTAATGCTGTTGGAAAAACAGCTGCAGCCCAAGTCCGTAATGTGGCTGCTACCCCTGTGTCAAAAGATTTTAGTCTCGATGTTTTACCTGATCAAATCATCGCCCCCATAATCGCACAAAGCCCGATGTCGGTAGCGCAAGATGGCTTAATCACTCAATGGGGAACAGGATTTACCCCAAACAGTACAGCTGCCTTGCATTTCCGCAAACCAGACGGAAGCGAATTCACTCCATCGCAGCAAGTAATTAAATCAGACGGCAGTTTTTCAGTTGACTACACCGTGCCAAGCGACAGGATACCAGGTTCGTACACTTGGTGGGGAGTCGATGGCCCAACCGGGAATATCAGCAACATTGTCGTCTATACTGTAACTCAAACCGGAAATATCACACCAGCCGTAGCTCAAACGCCAATGACAGCTAAACAAGGAGATACGGTCTCACAATGGGGTACTGGTTTCAGTCCAAACAGCACGGCCGTTCTGCATTTTAAGAAGCCTGATGGAACAGAGTTCTCACCATCATCGCAAACTATCAAATCTGATGGTTCATTTTCTATAACCTACACAATTCCTCTGGACAGAACTCCTGGCACTTATACGTGGTGGGGGGTCGATGGCCCAACCGGGAAAGTCAGTAACACCGTTAGCTACACTGTGAATCAGGGCGTGAGCGTGAACCCGACGGTCGCTCAAACACCAATGACGGCAAAGCAAGGAGATACTGTCTCACAGTGGGGAACTGGTTTCAGTCCAAATAGCACTGCCGTCCTGCACTTCAAAAAACCTGATGGAACAGAGTTCCCGCCGTCATCGCAAACTATCAAGTCAGATGGATCATTTTCTATAACCTATACAATTCCTCTGGACAGGACACTAGGCACTTACACGTGGTGGGGAGTCGATGGGCCAACCGGGAAAATCAGCAACCCGGTGAGCTACACGGTGACCCAGGCAATAAATCCACAGATTTCTCAGACACCCTCGTCAGGCCCAGGTGGAACAACTTTCCAACAGTCAGGATCTGGATTTTCACCAAGCAGCACTGCGACTCTGAATGTGCAAAAACCAGATGGAACTGAATATACGCCACAGTCGCAAGCAATAAATGCTAATGGAGCTTTTTCAATCTCATACCCATCTACGACGTCCAAAGCACCAGGAACCTATACATGGTGGGTAGTAGACGGTCCAACTGGGAAAGCTAGTAATTCTCTAAGGTATACCATTACTTTGAACCCAACAATAGCACAATCGCCTATGTCAGGCCCTGCAGGGACAACCTTTACCGACTGGGGGACAGGATTCAGCCCAAATAGTAATGCTACACTACACTTCCAAAAACCAGACGGAACAGAGTATCCAACATCATCGCAACTTATAGATACAAATGGCACTTTTAGTGTGCCATATCCGTCCTCAACAAGCAAACCTTCTGGGACATATAGTTGGTGGGCAGTGGACGGCCCAAGTGGATTAAGGAGCAATACGGTGAGCTATAAGATAAATTGA
- the mobF gene encoding MobF family relaxase, producing the protein MLSVSTPKSSQAIQAYFEKDDYYLKGAETSQWVGSGAESLGLSGPVSKEDFKALTEGYSPSGDQLVKPKITKDKETGEKIEEHRAGNDLTFSAPKSVSIAYAAGVPGMKEAHDAAMDAMCSYLEKYYSHARTPEGFASGSLVAAKFDHATSRAVDPQLHSHLFGLNVTQTEDGQWRANEPINIFKDQKVLGALYRQVLANQLMKMGYEIRWTDREQNLFELKAVPQNVIATFSQRREEIEAKVEKWKESGKYDQLKGKGLTDAQIWEKATLATRAAKDKNLTKEMVSEIWEKVFASLGLSSKSFEQSVSGSRLETPALAPADERAESIIKIAEQAVSFHNNKEAVIDLAQVIKTCCQLSAGQHSLREIVAAVQASAIELGDVARNQGRVKYTTPEMIQIEQNNKTMAESLGGTFKSITSKEEVEQYLDHLKATEHIDLSKGQRDMVVQELTNGNGLNVANGDPGTGKTYALGIITRFDKEVLLPSGREHVVWNVGFTGRAAAEMAAKTGGESYTTDSFLNRLESGKIKLGEQKDGVRRQEVIRVDEASYESARQINHLLRVVKDAQGNGATIKMSLQGDLKQRLSIAAGRAFQQMKEITHKFGAYIEMKEIIRQSIASGLRPVATKLNDTSLPIAQRTLEALGMIENQNRIVEIKDRAGLVKATVAEYLNYSQMDNPDKPGQKATSIVVCTTNAEVQELNKAIRQELVASGKLEEGSKFKVYNTASVNVMASSYRTGQKVMFSGYRDDDTRKQTQFRNIPLNTPGLVKEINAEKNMVTIQYEMTGRGGSKIVAEEFSAADLALNVSVYNLNEKLFAVGDRVMNLLNGRFRNGEIIPTTDKQAHEVKNGDIGTIKAVNDGVATILFNEGESSQRTVKMALSRAHIDHAYAATDAKLQGATLDFGVIFAAIKEGVKSMLSYQGENVALTRFRHDLKLLTNSLKGLKDEIKTELKKTSTLDYKENQMVWPEKARAAEKGTEKELPPGVAEAAEVEAAAASIGNDVAEVARENHIFEQSIEHQEAALEKILKEVERLENLDEQISAAVEPQQAEPAAAGKAEPPEKSQPDAAIDSVSSAEVKDHAGATGPTEPPGPGVEEPGRQYTDKQADPPQTVAVPEQTAERVINAMPDFSGEAGRWTGVGERFGHRASAAPLDFFTHQGRDGHEYSIKYAGDFGFSTSTRSTVDTALSKRSTEIIRGDHGKTVKTTHSRGDWISRSSESSGAVHRHKTRDEQGNVIQAETVRFSERSQQLFGGLYRSSTRTERLHDGSKRLIKSTSWGNKVKGTTTTYHKDGRIVETEWTGTRRENGDLQINESTTKTKFDASKTKMETGNFLDIGVRAIIQTITFLKDPNEYRDLRNQLTRDHALKITTQRYQQNGSVLGKTEIFTKSQLRADKAWARSTDKSMSCLTREYDADTKVFKIANFVRDPEGNASGTAKYITEAGRVDKTTDWQKFANDAMKGHTQHFDGVGKLTKDTTWEKDAAGEMKGDTKHFVREDYNGDKLTVNYATKESEWMKNTDNAMKGETKHLNEDGAATKTSSWEKDADDNMSGKTQHFAENGELNKETAWAKDDTEMAGETRRYANDELRSFSAWTRDLGEDGKFEVDFSESYLPGFFKDAEENAGKEVRPEPDKTAALETPEQSHEQTHEIDQDQPEPPPLAEIDNEVAAAADIVSSPEIPPAEGVAVDKDFAQVEAPGNDLEDENEHDLDEQHTTENLSLQESELEIDGNSQETVTLSIPEAIDAALDTIAHIQAEILTGEIGQLTEEIAQSAEAGMAKLLEEAIEKLNTEISSNQAQATLSDVADKLGPEVQQAEQQHEQHEARERDVEREMDFEI; encoded by the coding sequence ATGCTCTCCGTTTCTACCCCTAAATCCTCTCAAGCCATTCAAGCCTATTTCGAGAAGGATGATTATTACTTGAAGGGCGCTGAAACCTCTCAATGGGTTGGCTCCGGTGCTGAGTCATTGGGCCTCTCCGGGCCGGTCTCGAAAGAGGATTTCAAGGCCTTGACCGAAGGATATTCCCCCTCGGGGGATCAGCTCGTTAAACCGAAGATTACGAAAGACAAAGAGACTGGCGAAAAGATAGAGGAACATCGCGCCGGCAACGATCTGACATTCAGCGCCCCCAAGTCTGTTTCCATTGCGTACGCCGCCGGGGTACCAGGCATGAAAGAGGCTCATGACGCCGCCATGGACGCCATGTGCTCGTACCTCGAAAAGTATTACAGTCACGCTCGGACCCCTGAGGGGTTCGCGTCGGGTTCTTTGGTCGCCGCCAAATTCGATCACGCCACCTCGCGGGCTGTAGATCCGCAGTTGCACTCGCACCTGTTTGGGCTCAATGTTACGCAAACAGAGGACGGCCAGTGGCGGGCCAATGAACCTATCAACATTTTCAAAGATCAGAAGGTACTCGGGGCGCTTTACCGGCAAGTGCTGGCAAACCAGTTGATGAAGATGGGGTATGAAATCCGGTGGACCGATCGTGAACAAAATCTTTTCGAACTGAAAGCCGTGCCTCAAAATGTGATTGCCACTTTTAGCCAACGCCGCGAAGAAATTGAAGCAAAAGTTGAGAAGTGGAAAGAGTCAGGAAAATATGACCAGCTCAAGGGTAAGGGATTGACTGACGCGCAGATTTGGGAAAAAGCCACACTCGCCACTAGGGCCGCGAAAGATAAGAATCTTACAAAAGAAATGGTGTCGGAAATCTGGGAAAAAGTGTTTGCATCCCTGGGGCTGTCGAGCAAGAGCTTTGAACAGTCCGTGTCTGGGTCGCGGCTTGAAACTCCCGCCCTGGCCCCTGCCGATGAACGGGCAGAATCGATCATAAAAATAGCTGAACAGGCCGTGTCGTTCCATAACAACAAAGAGGCGGTTATCGATCTGGCTCAGGTAATCAAAACCTGCTGCCAACTGTCGGCCGGTCAACACTCCCTTAGGGAGATTGTGGCCGCGGTGCAGGCCTCCGCTATCGAGCTAGGCGACGTGGCGCGAAACCAGGGGCGTGTGAAATATACCACTCCGGAAATGATCCAAATTGAGCAAAACAATAAGACCATGGCTGAGTCCCTCGGGGGCACCTTTAAATCAATCACCTCGAAAGAGGAAGTGGAGCAATATCTTGATCACCTGAAAGCTACGGAACATATAGACCTGTCAAAAGGTCAACGGGATATGGTTGTGCAGGAACTTACGAACGGGAACGGCCTCAATGTAGCCAATGGTGACCCTGGGACCGGCAAGACTTATGCCCTCGGGATCATCACGCGATTTGATAAAGAAGTCCTCCTGCCTTCCGGCCGTGAACACGTCGTCTGGAATGTCGGTTTCACCGGGCGTGCTGCGGCGGAGATGGCGGCCAAGACAGGCGGCGAAAGTTATACAACGGATTCTTTCCTTAATCGCCTGGAGTCCGGGAAGATTAAGCTCGGCGAACAGAAAGATGGCGTCCGCCGGCAAGAGGTAATCCGGGTCGATGAAGCCTCCTACGAAAGCGCCCGCCAGATAAATCATCTGCTCCGGGTTGTGAAGGATGCTCAAGGGAATGGGGCTACCATAAAAATGTCCCTGCAAGGGGATCTCAAACAACGCCTGTCTATCGCCGCCGGCCGGGCATTTCAGCAAATGAAAGAGATAACCCATAAGTTCGGCGCTTATATTGAGATGAAAGAGATTATACGCCAGTCCATTGCCTCCGGCCTCCGGCCGGTTGCCACTAAGCTGAACGATACCTCCCTCCCTATCGCACAACGTACCCTTGAAGCCCTGGGGATGATTGAAAATCAAAACCGCATTGTGGAGATAAAAGACCGGGCGGGTCTGGTGAAAGCGACGGTCGCCGAATACCTGAACTATAGCCAAATGGACAACCCGGATAAACCCGGTCAAAAAGCTACCTCCATTGTCGTCTGCACCACAAACGCAGAAGTGCAGGAACTCAATAAAGCCATTCGACAAGAGCTGGTCGCCTCCGGGAAACTCGAAGAGGGCAGCAAGTTCAAGGTATACAACACGGCCTCCGTCAACGTCATGGCAAGTTCTTATAGGACCGGCCAAAAAGTCATGTTCTCAGGGTACCGTGACGACGATACCCGCAAGCAAACTCAGTTCCGGAATATCCCCCTGAATACCCCTGGCCTGGTCAAAGAGATTAACGCTGAAAAGAACATGGTGACTATCCAGTACGAAATGACCGGGCGTGGCGGGTCAAAGATTGTTGCCGAAGAATTCTCTGCGGCTGACCTGGCCCTGAATGTGTCAGTATACAACCTCAACGAAAAATTGTTTGCCGTAGGCGATAGGGTAATGAACCTGCTTAACGGCCGGTTCCGGAATGGAGAAATTATCCCTACGACTGATAAACAGGCGCACGAGGTCAAAAACGGCGATATCGGCACTATAAAGGCTGTCAATGACGGAGTGGCAACGATACTCTTTAACGAAGGCGAGTCAAGCCAAAGAACCGTCAAAATGGCCCTCTCACGGGCGCATATCGACCACGCCTACGCGGCGACTGACGCGAAACTACAAGGGGCAACGTTGGATTTTGGCGTTATATTCGCCGCAATAAAAGAAGGCGTCAAGAGCATGCTCAGTTACCAGGGGGAAAACGTCGCCCTGACGCGCTTCCGCCATGATCTGAAACTGCTCACAAATAGCCTCAAGGGCCTCAAAGATGAAATCAAAACCGAGCTGAAAAAAACATCTACCCTGGATTATAAAGAGAACCAAATGGTCTGGCCGGAAAAGGCCCGGGCCGCTGAAAAGGGAACTGAAAAGGAACTGCCCCCTGGGGTTGCAGAAGCCGCCGAAGTGGAAGCCGCCGCCGCGTCTATCGGTAACGATGTTGCCGAAGTGGCCCGGGAGAATCACATCTTTGAACAGTCCATCGAGCACCAGGAAGCAGCTCTTGAAAAGATACTGAAAGAGGTTGAACGGCTTGAGAATCTGGATGAGCAGATATCGGCGGCCGTGGAGCCTCAACAGGCGGAGCCTGCCGCTGCCGGCAAAGCGGAGCCGCCTGAAAAGTCTCAACCTGATGCCGCAATAGATTCGGTCTCTTCTGCCGAAGTCAAAGACCACGCAGGGGCCACTGGCCCCACTGAACCGCCTGGCCCTGGTGTAGAAGAACCTGGGAGACAATACACTGACAAGCAGGCCGACCCTCCTCAGACCGTCGCCGTCCCTGAGCAAACCGCCGAACGGGTGATTAATGCCATGCCGGACTTTTCCGGCGAGGCAGGCCGCTGGACCGGCGTTGGTGAACGGTTCGGACACCGGGCCTCCGCCGCCCCTCTTGACTTCTTTACTCACCAGGGCCGGGACGGTCACGAATATTCGATTAAATACGCTGGGGATTTCGGGTTCTCTACGTCAACCCGGTCCACCGTCGACACCGCCCTGTCGAAGCGCTCAACAGAGATTATCCGCGGCGATCATGGAAAAACTGTGAAAACCACCCATTCCCGGGGAGACTGGATTTCGCGGTCGTCTGAATCCTCCGGCGCGGTTCACCGCCACAAAACCAGGGATGAACAGGGCAATGTCATTCAAGCCGAAACCGTCCGGTTTTCCGAGCGGTCGCAACAACTCTTCGGGGGCCTGTATCGGTCCAGCACGCGCACGGAAAGGCTGCATGACGGCTCAAAGCGGCTAATCAAGTCAACTTCCTGGGGCAACAAGGTCAAGGGCACCACAACCACTTATCATAAAGATGGCCGGATCGTAGAGACGGAGTGGACCGGCACCAGGCGGGAAAACGGGGATCTCCAGATCAACGAGTCGACCACAAAAACTAAATTTGATGCCTCCAAGACGAAAATGGAAACCGGTAATTTCCTCGATATAGGAGTCCGCGCGATAATCCAAACAATCACTTTCCTCAAAGACCCCAATGAATACAGGGATCTCCGCAATCAACTGACAAGAGACCATGCTCTCAAGATCACAACTCAGCGGTATCAGCAAAACGGCTCTGTCCTGGGAAAAACGGAGATATTTACAAAATCCCAGCTCCGTGCCGACAAGGCCTGGGCCAGAAGTACAGATAAAAGTATGTCGTGCCTGACCAGGGAATATGATGCTGACACTAAGGTATTCAAGATTGCCAATTTCGTACGGGACCCTGAGGGGAATGCAAGCGGCACTGCAAAATATATCACTGAGGCCGGGAGAGTTGACAAAACTACTGATTGGCAAAAGTTCGCCAACGACGCCATGAAGGGCCATACCCAGCACTTTGACGGCGTGGGGAAGCTCACAAAGGATACCACCTGGGAAAAGGATGCCGCCGGGGAAATGAAGGGTGATACGAAGCATTTTGTCCGGGAAGACTACAATGGCGACAAGCTGACGGTGAATTACGCTACGAAAGAATCGGAATGGATGAAAAACACTGACAATGCCATGAAGGGTGAAACAAAACACCTGAATGAAGATGGGGCCGCCACTAAGACATCCTCCTGGGAAAAAGATGCTGATGACAACATGAGCGGGAAAACTCAGCATTTCGCCGAGAATGGCGAGTTGAACAAAGAGACTGCCTGGGCGAAAGATGACACGGAAATGGCGGGCGAAACCCGCCGCTACGCCAACGATGAACTGCGGTCATTCTCTGCATGGACGCGGGATCTGGGCGAAGATGGAAAATTTGAGGTGGATTTCTCTGAATCGTACCTTCCGGGATTTTTCAAGGATGCGGAGGAAAATGCCGGGAAAGAGGTGCGGCCGGAGCCTGATAAAACCGCTGCCCTGGAAACCCCAGAGCAGTCACACGAGCAGACCCACGAGATAGACCAGGATCAGCCTGAACCCCCTCCCTTGGCCGAGATAGACAACGAGGTTGCCGCTGCAGCCGATATTGTCTCCTCTCCTGAGATTCCACCGGCCGAAGGGGTGGCCGTAGACAAGGATTTTGCCCAGGTTGAAGCCCCTGGGAATGACCTGGAGGACGAGAATGAACATGACCTCGACGAACAACACACGACCGAAAATCTGTCATTGCAAGAATCTGAGTTGGAGATTGACGGCAACAGCCAAGAGACTGTGACCCTTAGTATCCCAGAGGCTATCGACGCTGCCCTGGACACAATTGCACACATTCAAGCCGAGATCCTCACCGGTGAGATAGGACAGCTAACCGAGGAAATTGCGCAGTCTGCAGAAGCTGGAATGGCTAAGCTGCTTGAAGAAGCGATTGAAAAGCTTAACACAGAAATTTCCAGCAACCAGGCCCAGGCGACTCTCTCTGATGTTGCTGACAAACTCGGTCCCGAGGTACAGCAGGCTGAACAGCAGCACGAACAACATGAGGCCCGGGAACGAGATGTTGAGAGGGAAATGGATTTCGAGATATAA